A window from Aquabacterium sp. NJ1 encodes these proteins:
- a CDS encoding ABC transporter ATP-binding protein translates to MTPTASSPTPLPAPAIVVHDLNKVVEDASGPLTILHNISLTVPAGESLAIVGASGSGKSTLLSLLAGLDTPTGGQVLMCGRSLFDLSEDERAAHRATHVGFVFQSFQLIAHLSALENVMLPLELRGDREARRKATAMLERVGLGARLRHKPTLLSGGEQQRVALARAFVMHPDILMADEPTGSLDHATGQAIMDLMFELNRENGTTLILVTHDTHIAQRCHSQIRISAGEIIHDISG, encoded by the coding sequence ATGACGCCCACTGCATCCAGCCCGACTCCATTGCCCGCACCCGCCATCGTGGTGCACGACCTCAACAAGGTGGTGGAGGACGCCAGCGGGCCCCTGACCATTTTGCACAATATCTCGCTGACCGTGCCTGCAGGGGAGTCCTTGGCCATCGTCGGTGCATCAGGCTCGGGTAAAAGCACCTTGCTGTCCCTGCTGGCGGGCCTGGATACGCCCACGGGCGGGCAGGTGTTGATGTGCGGGCGCAGCTTGTTTGACCTGAGCGAAGACGAACGTGCCGCGCACCGTGCCACGCATGTCGGCTTTGTCTTCCAGAGCTTCCAGCTTATCGCGCACCTCAGCGCGCTGGAGAACGTCATGCTGCCCCTGGAGTTGCGCGGTGACCGTGAAGCGCGGCGCAAGGCCACGGCCATGCTGGAGCGTGTCGGGCTGGGTGCGCGCCTGCGCCACAAGCCCACGCTCTTGTCTGGCGGTGAGCAGCAGCGCGTTGCCCTGGCGCGTGCGTTTGTCATGCACCCGGACATCCTGATGGCCGACGAACCCACGGGCAGCCTGGATCACGCCACCGGGCAGGCCATCATGGACCTCATGTTCGAACTCAATCGCGAAAACGGCACCACCCTGATCCTGGTGACGCACGATACCCACATCGCGCAGCGCTGCCACAGCCAGATCCGGATCAGTGCCGGCGAGATCATCCACGACATCAGCGGTTAG
- a CDS encoding arylesterase codes for MNQTKLDFKRRALILAATGLLATTTSLQAKARACTILVMGDSLSAEYGLPRGTGWVNLLQARLKDKGLAGEVINASISGETTSGGRTRLAPLLQQHKPTHVVIELGANDALRGLSLKSSRGNLLAMIQASQQAGAQVVLVGMMVPPNYGKRYTDDFAAMFGQLAKEKHTALVPFLLKGIADRPDARDWFQADGIHPLPKGHPIMLDQVWAALQPLL; via the coding sequence ATGAATCAGACCAAGTTGGACTTTAAGCGACGCGCGTTGATCCTGGCGGCCACGGGGTTGTTGGCCACCACGACCAGTTTGCAAGCCAAGGCCCGCGCCTGCACCATCCTGGTCATGGGCGACAGCCTGTCGGCGGAGTATGGCTTGCCTCGGGGAACGGGCTGGGTCAACCTGCTGCAAGCACGGCTGAAGGACAAGGGCCTGGCGGGCGAGGTCATCAACGCCAGCATCAGCGGCGAAACCACGTCGGGCGGGCGAACGCGCCTGGCTCCCCTGTTGCAGCAGCACAAGCCCACACATGTGGTGATCGAACTGGGTGCCAACGACGCGCTGCGGGGCTTGTCGCTCAAGAGCAGCCGGGGCAACCTGCTCGCCATGATCCAGGCCAGCCAGCAAGCCGGTGCGCAAGTCGTGCTGGTGGGCATGATGGTGCCGCCCAACTATGGCAAGCGCTACACCGATGATTTCGCGGCCATGTTCGGGCAACTGGCCAAGGAAAAGCACACCGCGCTGGTGCCCTTCCTGCTCAAGGGCATCGCCGACCGGCCGGATGCCCGTGACTGGTTCCAGGCGGACGGCATCCACCCCTTGCCCAAGGGCCACCCGATCATGCTGGATCAGGTTTGGGCTGCCCTGCAGCCTCTGCTGTGA
- the phaR gene encoding polyhydroxyalkanoate synthesis repressor PhaR, translated as MSAAPKSRRTNAEDGDALPPEGDTAAEAPAGIRAIKKYPNRRLYDTQTSSYITLSDVKDMVMACEHFVVMDAKTGEDITRSILLQIILEEETAGVPMFSTQALAQIIRFYGHTMQGLMGNYLEQNIQSFIDLQSRLTESSVMNLQNPLMQNFMGGYIEQSRQMFTQMQEQMSKQAETLMGNLGAGLTPKK; from the coding sequence ATGAGCGCAGCCCCGAAAAGTCGCCGCACGAACGCTGAGGACGGCGACGCGTTGCCGCCTGAAGGCGATACAGCGGCTGAGGCGCCGGCCGGCATTCGGGCCATCAAGAAGTACCCGAACCGTCGCCTCTACGACACTCAGACGAGCAGCTACATCACCTTGTCCGACGTCAAGGACATGGTCATGGCGTGCGAGCACTTCGTGGTGATGGACGCCAAGACGGGTGAAGACATCACCCGAAGCATCCTGCTGCAGATCATCCTGGAAGAAGAAACCGCCGGCGTGCCCATGTTCTCGACCCAGGCACTGGCCCAGATCATCCGCTTCTATGGCCACACAATGCAGGGTCTGATGGGCAACTACCTGGAGCAGAACATCCAGTCCTTCATCGATCTGCAATCGCGCCTGACCGAGAGCTCGGTGATGAACCTGCAGAACCCCTTGATGCAGAACTTCATGGGCGGCTACATCGAGCAGTCCCGCCAGATGTTCACGCAAATGCAGGAGCAGATGAGCAAGCAGGCTGAGACCCTGATGGGCAACCTGGGCGCTGGGCTGACACCCAAAAAATAA